Proteins found in one Alteromonas macleodii genomic segment:
- the trmB gene encoding tRNA (guanosine(46)-N7)-methyltransferase TrmB: protein MRQFKSQAEAEAAGVYVSKVKSFVKREGRLTKAQEKALADYWPTKGIDYVDAPLSLPELFGRDADVVVEIGFGMGKSLVEMAANAPEKNFIGIEVHRPGVGACLADASEQGVENLRVMEHDAVEVLKNMIPDDSLSRLQLFFPDPWHKKRHHKRRIVQPEFVELVRTKLAIGGCFHMATDWEQYAEHMLEVMTNADGYTNTATDGHYVPRPDYRPITKFETRGQKLGHGVWDLIFERTK, encoded by the coding sequence ATGAGGCAATTCAAAAGTCAGGCGGAAGCAGAAGCCGCTGGAGTATACGTAAGTAAAGTAAAGAGCTTCGTTAAACGCGAAGGCAGACTTACCAAAGCACAAGAAAAAGCACTAGCAGATTACTGGCCAACCAAAGGCATAGACTATGTGGACGCGCCCTTATCGTTGCCAGAATTGTTTGGCCGAGACGCAGATGTGGTTGTGGAAATCGGCTTTGGCATGGGTAAGTCATTAGTTGAGATGGCCGCAAACGCGCCAGAGAAAAATTTTATTGGAATTGAAGTACATCGCCCCGGAGTTGGCGCATGCTTAGCCGATGCTAGTGAGCAAGGTGTCGAAAATTTGCGTGTAATGGAGCACGACGCCGTCGAAGTGCTTAAGAATATGATTCCAGATGACTCATTGTCGCGCCTGCAATTGTTTTTCCCAGACCCGTGGCACAAAAAGCGTCACCATAAGCGCCGTATTGTTCAGCCCGAATTTGTTGAGTTAGTTCGCACCAAGTTAGCTATTGGCGGCTGCTTTCATATGGCGACCGACTGGGAACAATACGCTGAGCATATGTTAGAGGTCATGACCAACGCCGACGGTTACACCAACACTGCAACTGACGGTCACTATGTGCCTCGACCGGACTACCGCCCAATCACTAAGTTTGAAACTCGCGGCCAAAAGCTAGGTCATGGCGTGTGGGATCTAATTTTCGAGCGTACTAAGTAA
- the mutY gene encoding A/G-specific adenine glycosylase, translated as MTEQKYTGSFAERVLAWFGKYGRKHLPWQQEVTPYKVWVSEIMLQQTQVTTVIPYFERFMASFHSVHELAKASQDDVLHHWTGLGYYARARNLHKAAITLVDKYDGEFPYSLEEVMDLPGIGRSTAGAILSLSRNMRFPILDGNVKRVLARYYAIGGWPGQKKVENQLWEVAEKNTPTNPEGGRCAKYTQVMMDLGAMICTRSKPKCDECPLQADCIAYAQGAQTDYPGKKPKKTLPEKSTFMMVAQFNSQVYLEQRPSTGLWGGLYGFIEVSSIKEGIEQLNKRGITVEETRELEGFRHTFSHFHLDITPVVAVVNSAPTKRVAETAYRWFSLNEPIEVGLAAPTTKIIQQLMR; from the coding sequence ATGACAGAACAAAAATATACAGGAAGCTTTGCGGAGCGAGTGCTTGCATGGTTTGGCAAGTATGGGCGAAAACATTTACCTTGGCAGCAAGAAGTAACGCCTTATAAGGTATGGGTGTCGGAAATTATGCTCCAGCAAACACAAGTTACTACGGTAATTCCTTACTTTGAACGTTTTATGGCGTCATTCCACTCTGTACATGAGTTGGCGAAAGCATCTCAAGACGATGTGCTTCATCATTGGACGGGGCTAGGCTACTACGCAAGAGCAAGAAACTTGCACAAAGCGGCAATTACGCTGGTGGATAAGTATGACGGAGAATTTCCCTACAGCCTTGAAGAAGTCATGGATTTACCCGGCATAGGTCGCTCAACGGCAGGGGCAATACTGTCGCTGTCTCGCAATATGCGCTTTCCTATTTTAGATGGCAACGTGAAGCGTGTGCTGGCGCGTTACTACGCAATAGGCGGGTGGCCGGGGCAGAAAAAAGTGGAAAACCAACTTTGGGAGGTGGCAGAGAAAAACACGCCTACCAACCCAGAAGGTGGACGTTGTGCCAAGTATACTCAGGTGATGATGGACTTGGGCGCAATGATCTGTACGCGAAGCAAACCAAAGTGTGACGAGTGCCCGCTTCAAGCCGACTGTATTGCCTATGCACAAGGTGCGCAAACCGACTACCCGGGCAAAAAACCGAAAAAAACGCTACCGGAAAAATCCACTTTTATGATGGTGGCACAGTTCAATAGCCAAGTGTATTTAGAACAGCGTCCCTCTACAGGCCTCTGGGGCGGCTTGTATGGTTTTATCGAGGTGTCTTCAATAAAAGAGGGTATTGAGCAGCTTAACAAGCGGGGGATCACTGTTGAAGAGACCCGAGAGCTTGAAGGCTTCCGCCATACCTTTAGTCATTTTCATTTAGATATCACCCCAGTAGTGGCCGTGGTAAACTCTGCTCCAACAAAGCGCGTAGCTGAAACGGCATATCGGTGGTTTTCGTTGAACGAGCCTATTGAAGTTGGTTTAGCGGCACCCACAACCAAGATAATTCAGCAGTTAATGCGTTAG
- a CDS encoding MFS transporter, protein MNTSNNLSRTGEFTLLLCATLTIMVGAAVAPGLIAIAKGLQFTQYPSLLITLPALGAIIFAPLFGRWIDKHGARKTLLLSLWSYCVLGLSVVLLSSEILIAANRIVLGGFAAGVMAAGTALISQWYTGEARLKMIAKQGMAIELGGVIFLFIGGILAQAHWKAAFLLYGIAAVCALLVVFSIPSNQKILTSRNRTSDHKAKDVVSSFSGIKSILSFAVCAMALFFSMVVSLPQHLEALDYSEAHIGYILSYISLVAVVAASLLPRFVKAIKEKRTLSLSFLCFGAALFVFGSFSEIQAIMLAATFAGTGFGLSIPLLNHATVEISQEENRGKNLSFFAMAVFAGQFFTSIIDFLPVNLNLVFFIFSAVAVCISIGAFSSTLFSTLLSKLDTNSD, encoded by the coding sequence ATGAATACCTCTAATAACCTTTCGCGCACCGGTGAGTTTACATTGCTCTTATGCGCCACCCTTACAATTATGGTTGGGGCAGCTGTTGCACCGGGGCTGATTGCTATCGCAAAAGGGCTACAATTTACTCAATACCCATCGTTACTCATCACGCTGCCTGCACTTGGAGCTATCATTTTCGCTCCGCTTTTTGGGCGATGGATAGATAAACACGGGGCAAGAAAAACGCTGTTATTAAGCTTATGGAGCTACTGCGTGCTAGGCCTATCTGTTGTGTTGCTTAGCAGTGAAATTCTTATTGCTGCAAATCGCATAGTATTAGGCGGGTTTGCTGCCGGTGTTATGGCTGCAGGAACGGCGCTGATATCTCAATGGTACACAGGGGAAGCGCGCTTAAAAATGATTGCCAAGCAAGGAATGGCTATCGAGCTCGGTGGCGTAATCTTTCTTTTTATTGGAGGGATACTAGCGCAGGCTCATTGGAAGGCGGCGTTTTTACTGTACGGCATTGCAGCAGTATGCGCACTACTAGTTGTTTTTTCCATACCGAGTAATCAAAAAATATTAACGTCGAGAAATCGCACTAGTGATCATAAAGCGAAAGACGTTGTGTCCAGTTTTTCTGGTATCAAATCCATTCTTAGCTTTGCTGTATGCGCGATGGCGCTATTTTTCAGTATGGTTGTCTCTTTACCTCAACACCTTGAAGCGCTTGACTACTCGGAAGCGCATATCGGTTACATATTGTCGTATATATCACTGGTTGCTGTGGTTGCAGCTTCGTTATTGCCTAGGTTTGTTAAAGCGATAAAAGAGAAAAGAACACTTTCGCTTTCATTTCTTTGCTTTGGCGCAGCGTTGTTCGTTTTCGGGAGTTTTAGTGAAATACAGGCAATAATGCTAGCTGCGACGTTCGCGGGTACAGGCTTTGGCCTATCAATACCACTACTCAATCATGCGACTGTAGAAATAAGCCAAGAGGAAAATAGAGGTAAGAATCTCTCGTTCTTTGCGATGGCAGTCTTCGCTGGACAATTTTTCACGTCGATTATCGACTTTCTCCCTGTAAACCTAAACCTGGTGTTTTTTATTTTCTCAGCAGTGGCAGTGTGCATATCTATTGGCGCTTTCTCATCAACACTATTTTCAACACTTCTTAGCAAGTTAGATACAAATAGCGACTAA
- a CDS encoding discoidin domain-containing protein produces the protein MPLSGNSVSINTAFDDGSGHGSYPATNVIDGNTDFSSRWAGSGSPVNLTVQLNETTKVSEVGIAWGRGDTQAYTFEIYARPRTSGSWTKVFDDVSRF, from the coding sequence ATGCCCTTAAGCGGAAACTCTGTTTCAATTAATACCGCGTTTGACGATGGTAGCGGTCATGGTAGTTATCCTGCGACCAATGTTATTGACGGTAATACCGACTTTTCATCACGTTGGGCAGGTAGCGGCTCGCCGGTGAATTTAACGGTTCAGCTTAACGAAACCACTAAGGTATCAGAAGTTGGCATAGCCTGGGGTCGAGGCGATACGCAGGCATACACGTTTGAAATATACGCACGCCCAAGAACTAGCGGCTCTTGGACGAAAGTCTTTGATGATGTGAGCAGGTTTTAG
- a CDS encoding methyltransferase yields the protein MILSPQSQLLERNIALFDEGQWAFINPTDAYFLDALKSHNVTVLHQYFDIFSECVRVIPSVSFDSRDITRTGFEVTQKVGNHTHIFAPFLALEKSHTDVMIFLPKAKTHFQMLLRMAASMVGQHGRIHVVGENKGGIKSAAKLMQQYGPTQKVDSARHCSLITVLVEEPHLAFESNAWLDMNTYHVEGTAWDVASMPGVFSYKELDAGTELLLEKLSTSLSGEVLDFACGAGVVGSYIMLKYPHLKLHLTDVSALAVYCSALTLAENGLSATLYAADGLHGLSHKVQHIVTNPPFHTGIKTDYTITKRFISDAKATLSRGGTMQMVANRFLPYPGLLAEHFQTVYTTAQTSQFSVYQAAL from the coding sequence ATGATTTTATCTCCTCAAAGCCAGCTGTTAGAACGTAATATCGCGCTTTTCGATGAAGGCCAGTGGGCATTTATTAACCCTACTGACGCGTACTTCCTAGACGCTCTCAAATCGCATAACGTAACGGTTCTTCACCAGTATTTCGATATTTTTTCCGAGTGCGTGCGCGTCATACCTTCTGTTTCGTTTGATAGCAGAGACATTACGCGCACAGGCTTTGAGGTGACGCAAAAGGTTGGCAATCATACCCATATTTTTGCGCCTTTCTTGGCTTTAGAAAAATCTCACACTGACGTGATGATTTTCTTACCTAAAGCAAAAACCCATTTTCAAATGTTACTGCGAATGGCCGCAAGTATGGTTGGCCAACATGGCAGAATACATGTGGTTGGTGAAAACAAAGGCGGTATTAAAAGTGCCGCTAAGTTAATGCAACAATATGGCCCTACGCAAAAAGTTGATTCGGCGCGCCACTGCAGCCTGATTACCGTTTTAGTTGAAGAGCCTCACCTTGCTTTTGAGTCCAATGCTTGGCTTGATATGAATACCTACCACGTTGAAGGTACAGCTTGGGATGTGGCCTCTATGCCTGGCGTTTTCAGTTATAAAGAACTGGATGCGGGAACAGAGCTTCTGCTTGAAAAGCTTTCGACGTCACTAAGCGGTGAAGTACTAGATTTCGCGTGTGGTGCTGGCGTTGTTGGTAGCTACATTATGCTTAAATACCCGCATTTAAAGCTGCATCTTACCGATGTGAGCGCGCTTGCGGTATATTGTAGTGCTTTGACCCTGGCTGAAAACGGATTGTCAGCAACCTTATATGCTGCGGATGGTTTGCATGGGCTTTCCCATAAAGTTCAGCATATTGTCACAAACCCACCGTTTCACACTGGCATTAAAACCGACTACACCATTACGAAGCGATTTATCTCAGATGCAAAGGCAACCTTAAGCCGTGGTGGCACTATGCAAATGGTGGCGAACCGATTCTTACCCTACCCTGGTTTGCTCGCCGAGCACTTCCAAACGGTTTATACCACGGCACAAACTTCTCAATTTTCTGTTTATCAGGCAGCTTTATAA
- a CDS encoding MFS transporter, with translation MQPSFSELTKKQLFLLACAVAATAANLYYTQPILPLIGESLGVKESALGTIPALAQIGYAIAIIFISPLGDVLARRKIIGVLSVLLIIGASAASVSSHVMMLGVACVLIGLSANITQQIIPLVASMMSGDKKGPAIATVMTGLTVGILLSRTISGTIATHFGWRAVFVMSALLAGLVGLMLYLILPNQKPNLSMSYTSLLKSLLQLFKKYKTLRKATYTGMIWFAAFNALWATLALHVSEGPFYFNAQQAGMFGIVALAGVAGAKLAGRWVNKLGAAQSVSYSVLVIIAGFALSVFTQNMLWRLVASIVLIDFGVFSAQVANQVRVFSIDAQAQSRVNSIYMLGYYIGGAVGSSAGVKLYSQFGWNGVSTIACGVLLISLTINR, from the coding sequence TTGCAGCCCTCTTTTTCAGAACTCACAAAAAAACAGCTTTTTCTTTTAGCATGCGCTGTTGCCGCTACTGCAGCAAACCTTTACTACACACAGCCTATACTGCCTCTAATAGGCGAAAGCCTAGGAGTTAAAGAAAGCGCACTTGGCACCATTCCCGCTCTTGCGCAAATAGGATATGCCATAGCGATCATTTTCATATCACCTTTAGGCGATGTCTTAGCAAGGCGAAAAATCATTGGGGTGCTCTCGGTATTGCTTATTATTGGAGCGAGCGCCGCATCTGTTTCAAGTCATGTCATGATGCTTGGTGTAGCGTGCGTGTTAATTGGCTTAAGTGCCAATATTACTCAGCAGATTATTCCCTTAGTGGCGTCGATGATGAGTGGTGATAAAAAAGGGCCTGCCATTGCTACCGTTATGACGGGGCTTACCGTAGGCATTTTGCTCTCTCGTACCATTAGCGGCACTATAGCGACTCACTTCGGGTGGCGCGCGGTTTTCGTAATGTCTGCGCTTCTGGCTGGATTAGTTGGCCTAATGCTGTATCTCATTTTGCCCAATCAAAAGCCTAACCTTTCTATGTCGTATACGTCGCTACTAAAAAGCTTGCTACAACTTTTTAAGAAATATAAGACACTTCGAAAGGCTACCTATACTGGCATGATTTGGTTTGCTGCTTTTAACGCATTATGGGCTACATTAGCACTACACGTAAGCGAAGGTCCCTTCTATTTTAATGCCCAACAAGCAGGTATGTTCGGCATAGTCGCTTTAGCCGGTGTCGCAGGTGCCAAATTAGCGGGTAGATGGGTAAATAAATTGGGTGCAGCACAAAGCGTTTCCTATTCAGTGTTAGTTATCATCGCAGGGTTTGCCCTTTCAGTTTTTACCCAGAACATGCTTTGGAGGCTGGTCGCCAGTATCGTACTTATCGATTTTGGGGTGTTTAGCGCCCAAGTTGCCAATCAAGTCAGAGTGTTTTCCATAGATGCACAAGCACAAAGTCGTGTGAACAGTATATATATGCTGGGCTATTACATTGGCGGCGCTGTAGGCTCATCTGCCGGTGTGAAGCTTTATTCTCAATTTGGGTGGAACGGTGTTTCAACGATTGCGTGTGGTGTTTTGCTCATAAGCCTTACTATTAATCGATAG
- a CDS encoding DUF2986 domain-containing protein, which yields MNRRKKIFTKLKKKDKKAKAKLHKSNKPAYISKAERAKLAEQEHDELSGTEKSTKPVDR from the coding sequence ATGAACCGTCGTAAGAAAATCTTCACTAAGCTTAAGAAAAAAGATAAGAAAGCTAAGGCTAAACTTCATAAAAGCAATAAGCCAGCGTACATCTCTAAAGCTGAACGGGCAAAGCTTGCAGAACAAGAGCACGATGAATTGTCTGGGACCGAAAAAAGTACTAAACCAGTCGACAGATAA
- a CDS encoding oxidative damage protection protein yields MARTVFCRKLQKEADGLDFQLYPGELGKRIFDNISKEAWAEWQKKQTMLINEHKLNMMEPNARSFLEEKMSAYLFDDVEPTIEGYVPPEK; encoded by the coding sequence ATGGCAAGAACGGTATTTTGTCGCAAGCTTCAAAAAGAAGCAGACGGCTTAGATTTCCAACTTTATCCGGGTGAACTGGGTAAGCGTATTTTCGACAACATTTCTAAAGAAGCATGGGCCGAATGGCAAAAGAAACAAACCATGCTAATTAACGAACATAAGTTAAATATGATGGAGCCGAATGCCCGTTCATTTTTGGAAGAAAAAATGTCGGCATACTTGTTTGACGATGTAGAGCCTACGATTGAAGGCTATGTTCCGCCTGAAAAATAA
- a CDS encoding polysaccharide lyase family 7 protein produces MKVAFTLPCAFLAIAATNAHAATFVMEKNNTAFSIDGNGGAVVGQQPYLWNTNLNNVNQQWVQISHGDGYYSYKKQDTNLCWDGGSGGSNGQAITLEPCDASNYDQHWEKIKVISGTEIYRFQKRNASGYSIDGGNGAARQQPLYLWSSSNNNVNQQWELTRTDADSPSTDNAGSSVSINTAFDDGSGHGSYPATNVIDGNTDFSSRWAGSGSPVNLTVQLNETTTVSEVGIAWGRGDTQAYTFEIYARPGTSGSWTKVFDDVSSGNTSNIEVFDIDDIAAQQIRIKTFSNTANSTWTNITEVEVYEGGTVTPPTSNPSLDPSAPPSTNFDLSRWYLSIQTDDDGNGKADSIKEDELNAGFEDSRFFYTANDGGMTFRSEIDGYKTSTNTSYTRSELREMLRAGDTSIDTQGVNKNNWVFSSAPSSAQNAAGGVDGNMKATVAVNHVTTTGDSGQVGRVIIGQIHADSDEPVRLYYRKLPGHDKGSIYFAHEPGNGNAEQWYEMIGSLSSSASEPSDGIALNEVFSYEIDVTGNTLTVKILREGKPTLTEEVDMSNSGYDVADDYMYFKAGVYNQNNTGDGDDYVQATFYALDVTHD; encoded by the coding sequence ATGAAAGTTGCCTTTACCCTACCGTGTGCATTTTTAGCTATAGCCGCTACTAATGCACACGCAGCAACCTTTGTAATGGAAAAAAATAACACTGCGTTTTCTATAGATGGAAACGGTGGAGCGGTTGTTGGACAACAACCCTATTTATGGAACACGAATCTCAACAATGTTAACCAGCAGTGGGTGCAGATTAGTCATGGAGATGGCTATTACTCATATAAAAAACAAGATACAAACCTTTGTTGGGACGGTGGTAGCGGTGGCTCTAATGGCCAAGCTATAACTTTAGAACCTTGTGATGCATCGAATTACGATCAGCATTGGGAAAAAATAAAGGTGATCAGCGGTACAGAAATTTATCGCTTCCAGAAGCGCAACGCCTCTGGCTATTCGATAGACGGCGGGAACGGCGCAGCACGTCAGCAGCCGTTGTATCTATGGTCTTCTAGTAATAACAATGTAAACCAACAATGGGAACTAACTCGAACAGACGCAGATTCACCATCTACGGACAATGCTGGAAGCTCTGTTTCAATTAATACCGCGTTTGACGATGGTAGCGGCCATGGTAGTTATCCTGCGACCAATGTTATTGACGGTAATACCGACTTTTCATCACGTTGGGCAGGTAGCGGCTCGCCGGTGAATTTAACGGTTCAGCTTAACGAAACCACTACGGTATCAGAAGTTGGCATAGCCTGGGGTCGAGGCGATACGCAGGCATACACGTTTGAAATATACGCACGCCCAGGCACAAGCGGCTCGTGGACTAAAGTATTTGATGACGTGAGCAGTGGAAATACTTCTAATATTGAAGTGTTTGATATCGATGATATTGCCGCTCAACAAATTCGCATTAAAACTTTTTCTAACACTGCAAATTCAACTTGGACGAATATCACAGAAGTTGAAGTCTATGAAGGTGGCACTGTTACGCCGCCAACTTCGAATCCGTCATTAGATCCAAGTGCGCCACCGTCAACTAATTTCGATTTGTCTCGTTGGTATCTAAGCATTCAAACCGACGATGATGGCAATGGAAAGGCAGATTCAATTAAAGAAGACGAACTTAACGCAGGTTTTGAAGACAGTCGCTTCTTTTATACGGCTAACGACGGTGGAATGACGTTTAGAAGCGAAATAGATGGTTATAAAACATCAACTAACACTAGCTATACTCGTTCTGAGCTTCGGGAAATGCTGCGGGCAGGTGACACATCTATAGATACGCAAGGCGTTAATAAAAACAATTGGGTATTTAGTTCTGCTCCCTCTTCTGCACAAAATGCGGCTGGCGGCGTTGATGGTAATATGAAAGCTACTGTTGCTGTTAATCACGTCACCACGACGGGCGATAGCGGGCAAGTAGGTCGTGTAATCATAGGGCAGATACATGCAGATTCAGATGAGCCTGTGCGCCTTTACTACAGAAAACTACCTGGGCATGACAAAGGCTCGATTTACTTTGCCCATGAGCCTGGTAATGGCAATGCCGAGCAATGGTATGAAATGATTGGTTCGCTCTCTAGCTCAGCAAGCGAACCTAGCGACGGCATTGCACTAAATGAAGTGTTCAGCTACGAAATTGACGTAACGGGCAACACCCTTACTGTTAAAATATTACGCGAGGGTAAACCTACGCTAACTGAAGAAGTGGATATGAGTAATAGCGGCTACGATGTTGCAGATGACTACATGTACTTTAAAGCAGGCGTTTACAATCAAAACAATACGGGCGATGGGGATGATTATGTTCAAGCGACCTTCTATGCGCTTGATGTAACGCATGACTAA
- a CDS encoding alpha/beta fold hydrolase, with amino-acid sequence MSVQHPVLFFPGTLCDERVFLPLWRSLNISQHRYVPLQWAASQEEMLALSEDRILDDEKVHLVGYSMGGFIAALVAQRNPANVASVTLIGYNPEGLSKEEIAKRKQLTTMLKQGNFKPDNDAYLSRFIHPSRLNDEDVAGVVKSMAQDLGKTTLLNHTLATTPRESTVKALAKINAPVTFITAQQDAIAPAEAIKQLKSGLPKAAFHTVSDAGHMLVLEQPNAVASIIAKQISV; translated from the coding sequence GTGTCTGTGCAGCACCCTGTTTTGTTTTTTCCCGGTACACTCTGCGACGAGCGCGTATTTCTACCACTATGGCGCTCATTGAATATTTCACAGCACAGATATGTGCCGCTTCAATGGGCAGCGTCACAAGAAGAAATGCTGGCATTAAGCGAAGACCGTATCCTCGATGACGAAAAAGTGCACCTTGTAGGTTACTCCATGGGCGGGTTTATTGCGGCACTAGTCGCACAGCGCAATCCTGCCAATGTAGCCTCTGTTACTCTGATAGGCTACAACCCAGAAGGTTTGTCAAAAGAAGAAATTGCCAAGCGTAAGCAGCTGACTACCATGCTTAAGCAAGGAAACTTTAAACCCGACAATGATGCCTACCTTTCACGGTTTATTCACCCTTCACGTTTGAACGATGAAGATGTGGCTGGCGTTGTAAAATCAATGGCACAAGATTTAGGCAAAACAACATTGCTAAATCACACGCTAGCCACCACGCCACGAGAAAGTACCGTTAAAGCACTCGCAAAGATCAATGCTCCAGTGACGTTTATCACTGCACAGCAGGATGCAATTGCTCCAGCAGAAGCAATAAAGCAACTTAAAAGTGGGTTACCCAAAGCTGCTTTCCACACTGTTAGTGATGCGGGGCATATGTTGGTACTTGAGCAGCCTAACGCCGTAGCGTCTATTATTGCTAAACAAATTAGCGTATAA
- a CDS encoding response regulator translates to MSKHILVVDDSVSIRQMVEMTLKGAGYTVTTAQDGQEALDKCKGQQFNFVLTDQNMPRMDGLTLIKNLRGLGAYSRTPIVMLTTEAGDDMKAKGKAAGATGWMVKPFDPNKLLDVTKRVLG, encoded by the coding sequence ATGAGCAAACATATTTTAGTTGTCGACGATTCAGTGTCGATTCGTCAAATGGTAGAGATGACATTAAAGGGCGCCGGATATACCGTCACCACAGCACAAGACGGTCAAGAAGCGCTGGATAAATGTAAGGGGCAGCAATTTAACTTTGTACTCACTGATCAAAACATGCCTCGTATGGATGGCCTTACGCTTATTAAAAATTTGCGTGGTTTAGGGGCCTACAGCAGAACCCCAATTGTCATGCTTACCACAGAAGCGGGCGACGATATGAAAGCGAAAGGTAAAGCTGCGGGAGCAACTGGCTGGATGGTAAAACCTTTCGATCCAAACAAACTTCTTGACGTTACTAAGCGTGTCTTAGGTTAA
- a CDS encoding LysR family transcriptional regulator, with protein MNFKHLKTFIEVAQCKSFSTAAARLHTVQSAISRHINALEEDLEVTLLLRNTRTVELTEAGENFLLHAQAIVKHCRDAKEDAKLIQSGHKGLLRIGYLSSACAHFLPDMLRQFSKQHENVKVKIIEMTVAEQLQALSENAIDIGFSRPIPDAYKPLLEEKRVAYDPIQVVVSDKHELHTLSEISPDMAGKYPLILFSRAHATNQFDNIMALFHERNLSVNVVSEPHSMQALLTEVASSNCVALAPSCIQNLQTNGCKFIPLNPGMNVELCMHWSTQASATTNAWLTWYKENEDIFRL; from the coding sequence ATGAACTTCAAGCACCTGAAAACCTTTATTGAAGTCGCACAATGCAAGAGTTTTTCAACCGCGGCTGCTCGGCTACACACAGTGCAAAGTGCAATAAGCCGCCACATTAACGCGCTAGAAGAAGATTTAGAGGTTACTTTGCTGTTACGCAATACACGCACCGTGGAGCTAACTGAGGCGGGGGAAAATTTCCTGCTACATGCGCAAGCTATTGTTAAACACTGTCGTGACGCAAAAGAAGATGCGAAATTAATACAAAGCGGCCACAAAGGTCTATTGAGAATTGGTTACCTTAGTTCTGCATGCGCTCACTTTTTGCCAGACATGTTGCGGCAGTTTTCAAAGCAACATGAAAATGTAAAAGTAAAAATTATTGAAATGACTGTCGCCGAACAACTTCAGGCCCTTAGCGAAAACGCCATTGATATTGGCTTTTCCCGTCCCATTCCTGATGCTTACAAACCACTACTCGAAGAAAAGCGGGTGGCTTACGATCCAATACAAGTTGTAGTTTCAGATAAACACGAACTACACACATTAAGTGAAATTTCACCAGATATGGCTGGAAAGTATCCGCTAATATTGTTTTCCCGAGCCCACGCTACCAATCAGTTCGATAACATTATGGCTTTGTTTCACGAAAGAAATTTAAGTGTAAATGTAGTAAGTGAACCTCATTCCATGCAGGCTTTGTTAACAGAAGTGGCCAGTAGCAATTGTGTTGCACTCGCTCCTAGCTGTATACAAAACTTACAAACAAATGGCTGCAAATTTATTCCTTTAAATCCGGGCATGAATGTAGAACTCTGTATGCATTGGTCTACCCAAGCATCGGCTACTACCAACGCTTGGTTAACTTGGTACAAAGAGAACGAAGATATATTTAGGCTATAA
- a CDS encoding methyl-accepting chemotaxis protein, translating into MSSSTKHLMEQVQTIQQAMPTVIDALSGIDDIAAQTNLLALNAAIEAARAGEAGRGFAVVADEVRALSTRSTQFSDVIKTQVENIRSLVDKLTDTAEFVASQDISQVVNAKSHISDQLAEIIRKAEADLVTTKQIEDIGSQLDESINAAIRGMQFGDINGQHIQYTQDMISFIKEQLATLDASNIERFVSALNEYQKGLAAKGKNDHNPVSATSMDAGEVELF; encoded by the coding sequence ATGTCCTCTTCAACAAAGCACCTTATGGAACAAGTCCAAACTATCCAACAGGCCATGCCTACGGTTATTGACGCGCTTAGCGGCATTGATGATATCGCCGCGCAAACCAACTTATTGGCTCTAAATGCTGCGATAGAAGCGGCAAGGGCAGGCGAAGCAGGTCGAGGTTTTGCGGTTGTAGCTGATGAAGTACGCGCATTATCAACCCGCTCTACACAATTTAGTGACGTGATTAAAACCCAAGTTGAGAACATTCGTAGTTTGGTAGACAAACTCACCGACACAGCAGAATTTGTAGCCTCGCAAGATATATCTCAGGTTGTTAATGCTAAATCACACATTAGTGATCAACTGGCCGAAATCATTAGAAAAGCAGAAGCGGATCTTGTAACTACAAAACAGATTGAAGATATAGGTTCACAGCTTGATGAGTCGATAAACGCAGCTATTCGAGGTATGCAATTTGGCGATATAAATGGCCAGCATATTCAATATACCCAAGACATGATTTCGTTCATTAAAGAACAGTTGGCAACGTTAGATGCCAGCAATATTGAGCGTTTTGTCAGCGCATTAAATGAGTACCAAAAAGGGCTCGCTGCGAAAGGTAAAAATGATCACAACCCGGTGTCTGCAACCTCTATGGACGCTGGAGAAGTTGAATTGTTCTAA